One Candidatus Methylomirabilota bacterium genomic window, CGGCCTCGCCGACGGCGCCACCGCGCGCGTCACGACCAAGCGCGGCAGCGTCACGGTGGCGGTGGAGGTCTCGGACACGATGCAGCCGGGGCACGTGTCCTTGCCGAACGGGCTCGGCCTCGACTATCCGGATGACCACGGCGCGCCGGTGCTCACCGGTGCGGCGCCGAATGAGCTCACCGCGAGCGAGGATCGCGACTGGTTTGCGGGCACGCCCTGGCACAAGCACGTGCCGGCGCGCGTGGAGGCGGTCGCGGGCTGAGGGCGCCTCAGGGGTTGAGGCGGTCGGAGCCGGGCCCACGGAAGCCGGAATTGCGCGCCCACGCGAACCCTTCCACGAGCTGGAGATACCACGGATACGACGCAAGAGCCGGAGGCCCGGTGCGGGGCGGGATCGCGGGCACGTCGAGGAGAGCGGCGTACGCACGCGTGACCACCACGAAATAATCCGGCATCAGCCGGGCGATCGTTCGCTCGCCTCGCCACTCGAGCCCCTCGACATGCTCCCCTTCCCCTTCGCGCAGCGGCGGCCCAAGCCGTCGCAGCAAGGCGACGCGCATCGCGTCGTACTGCGTCCGCGAAAAGCTCAGCTGATAGCCCTGGAGGCCGCGGGCCTCAGCGGGAAGATCCAGGGTTCCATGGGCCATGGCGCGGAGGACGGGCTGGCGGGCTCCATGTCGCGCGCGCAGATCGTGGCGGCGGCGCAGCTCCGCGTCCCACCGTTCGAGCATCTCCACCGCGTAGAGATCCAGTCCCCACATCCGCCGGTGATCGAGGAGGCTCCGCACGGTGACGCGCGACCCGTCGAGTGAACGTCGCCCGATATCAGGATAGAGAAGATACAGGTTGACGGTGAGCCCCTCGGCGAAGCGATACCCCAGGCATTCCGGCTGCGCGACACGGACAATGAAGCCCTCGACATCGGCGATGGTCTCGCCCTGGTTTTCGCAACCGGGCAGGGCGCCGATCGCGTCGCTGGTCCACCGCGTGCCCCAGGGGCGGTCGAGAAAGCCCGCCGGCTCCTCCTCCGCGAAAACGGAGAGGGGCCACAGTAGAGCCAGCGCCAAGCCGATCGCGCGCCACGCCTGCATGGAGCTTTTCTACGCGGCAGGCGTGAGCGCGCCGGCACGCCGGGCGTGAAAATATCGTCAATCCGGTGGTAGCCGCCCACGCCGCGCCGGGAGGCGGCCTGCTATAGTCCCGCCAGGGTGGCCCCACGCCGATGGCGCGACTCTCGCTGACGCTCCTGGGGGGTTTTCGAGCCCAGCTCGGCTCGGGCGCGCCCGTCGCCCTGACCTCCAAGAAGGCCCAGGCGCTGCTGGCGTATCTCAGCGTGCGCCCGGGGGTGCGCCATACGCGCGACAGCGTGGGCGGGCTCCTCTGGGGGACAGACAACGGCCAGGCCCGCCAGAGCCTTCGTCAGGCCCTGGTCGCCGTGCGGCGGGCCCTGCCCCGCGCGAAGCCGGCCCTCCTCGAGACCAGCAACGAGACCATCGCCCTCAACGACACGGGCATCGAGATCGACGTGCGGCGCTTCGAGCAGCTCGCCGCGGGCGGAGACGGCAAGGCACTCGCCCAGGCGCTCTCACTCTTCAGGGGGGATCTCCTCGAAGGATTCCGGCTCCGCGAGCCGCGCTTCGATGATTGGCTCCACGCGGAGCGCGAGCGCCTGCGCGGACAGGCGGCGCGCGCGCTCGAGAGGCTCTGCGCGCAGCCGGTCGCCGCGGAGGCGCTCGAGGGGGCCATCGGGGCGGCCCTCCGGCTGCTCGCCCTCGATCCCTTGCACGAGTCCGTGCACCGCTCGCTCATGCAGCTCTATCTCCGCGGGGGCCGGCGCGCCGCCGCGCTGCGGCAATACCAGGTCTGTGTCGACGTCCTGCAGCGAGAGCTCGACGTCGCCCCGGAGCCGGCTACGAAGGCGCTCTATCAGCAGGCCCTCTCCCATGCCGCGCCGGCCACGCCGCGTGCCCCGGCGCCAGAGCCGCCGCCCGCCCCGGCCACCGGCCGCCTGATTGGGCGTCAGCGCGAGATCTCGCGCCTCGGCCACGCCTTCGAGGCGGCGCGGGCAGGCCGCGGCCGGCTCGTGACCGTTCTCGGGGAAGCCGGCATCGGCAAGACGCGACTCATCCAGGAGCTGGGCGCCCGCATCGAGCGGCAGGGCGGACAACTCATCATGGCGCGCTGCTTCGAGAGCGAGCAGGTCCTGCCCTTCGCGCCCTGGATCGAGATCCTCCGCAGCGAGCCGGCGCGGGTGGGCGTCGACGAGATGGCGGCCGCGCATCCGCGTCACCGGGCCCAGCTCGCGCGACTGGTACCCGAGCTCGGCGGCGAGCGCTCTTCGGTCCCGGCGCCGCCGGAGGACTACCGGCGGATCTTCGAAGCCGTCGCGCACGTCGTCACCGCCGTGGCCTCGCGGCGGCCCACCGTGATCGCGCTGGACGACCTGCACTGGGCCGACGACATGAGCGTGCGCCTACTGGCCTTCCTCGCCAGGCGCCGGGGGATGGGGCGCTTACTCCTCCTGGCCTCGGCCCGGGACGAGGAGCTGCTCGACCGGCCGTTGACTCGCCGGCTCTTGACCGAGTCGGATCCCACGGGAGGCGAGCTCACGCTGAATGTGATGCCGCTCACCGAGACGGAGACCCTCACGCTGGTGCGTCAGCTCGCGGCCGCGTCGGATGTGGAGCGGGTCACCCGTCGAGTCTGGCGTCTCAGCGAAGGCAACCCGTTCATGGTGGTCGAGACGATGAGGGCCCTGCGCGAAGGCACCACGCCAGCGAGCGCGGACCGGCTGCCGCTCTCCAAGCGGATCCAGCAGGTCATCCTGGGACGGCTGGAGCGGCTCGGCCGGCGCGAGCAGACGCTCGTCGCCGTGGCCGCGATCATAGGGCGCGAATTCGACTACACACTCTTGCCGATGGCCGCCGGGGTCTCCGATCGGGCCGCCGCCGAAGGCGTGGAGGAGCTCGTCCGCCGCCGTGTCTTCCAGAGTACGGGCGAACGGCTCGCCTTCGCGCACGACTACATCCGCGAAGTCGCGCATCACCGCCTGCTTCCCCCGCGGCGCCGGCTCCTCCACGGCTCCGTGGCCCGCGCCATCGAGCGGACATACGCGGGACATCTCGATCCGCATGCGGGTGCGCTCGGCCGACACTACTGCGAGGCCGGCCATCCAGCGCTGGCGGCCCCGCATCTCCGCCGCGCAGCCTCGGTGGCGACCGCCCGGGGCGCCCATACCGAGGCGGTGGCCTATCTCGAGCAGGCGCTCGCCGCGCTCGATGCCGTCCCCCAGCGCCGCGCCGCCATCGAGCAGGCCATCGACGTGCGCTTCGAGCTGTCGAACTGCTTCAGCGCCTTGGGCGAGTTCGCCCGGCAGGGTGACTGGGCGGCACAAGCCATGCGCGCCGCCGAAGGGCTAGGAGATGCCCACCGGCTCGCATGGGCCTCGAGCCTTCTCAGCTACTACGACTGGGTCGTGGGCCGGCATCGCGAGGCATGCGCCCACGCCGAGCGGGCGCTGGCCGCGGGCGAAACGCTGGGCGATGTGCCGTTGAGAGTGAACGCGATGAAGTCGCTCGGCCTCAGCCATGCGATCGCCGGCTATCAGGCGCGGGCCGGCGCCTATTTCGAGCAGTGCATCGCGCTCCTCACCGGGGATCTGGCCCGTCATTCCTGCGGCCTGCAAATCTTCCCCGCGGTGACCTGCCGGGGCTGGCTCGCGTTGACGCATGCCGAGCGCGGGCAGTTCGACCAGGCTCTGGCGCATGGCGCCGAGGCTCTTCGCCTCGCCGACGAGCTCGACCACTCCTTCAGCGGGAGCATCGCCTACTGGTGCGTCGGCCGTGTCTATCAGCTGAAGCACGTCGACGACCAGGCGTTGCGTCATCTCGAGCGCAGCCTCGACCTCGCGCGGCAGGGCAACGTCGGGCTCATGATGCCGCTCGTCGGAGTCGCGCTCGGCCTTCAGCAGGCCGCCGGCGGGCAGCTGGCGCAGGGGCTGGAGCGCCTCGAGAAGAGCTTACGCGTGTTCGAGCCGGGCAATGCTCTCCACCCCTACGGGATGCGCAACTTGGGTTTGCTCTACCTGCAGGCCGGGCGGCGAGACGAGGCCCGCAACGCCTGGCACGAGGGACTCGCCCTCGCGCGTCAGAGCGAGCAGCGAAGCTCCGAGGCCAGCATGCTCTGGTTTCTCGGCAATCTCGCAGCGGAACGCGATGCGAAGGAGGCCGACGTAGCCGTCGAGCACTTCCGCGGCGCGCTGGCCATCGCCGAGGAGCTCGAGATGCGCCCGCTCCGGGCCCGCTGCCACGAGGGACTCGGCGTTCTGTTCGATCGAGCGGGTCGGCGAGCCGAGGCCGAGCATCACCTGACGACCGCGGCGGCCATGCTTCGCGAGATGGGGATCGACGCCGGCGCGGACGAGTTCAGCCGAGCCGCGGCAACACCTCGTCCCCGAGCGCACGGATGAGGCGCGTGCGCTCGGCCACGAACCCCGTCACGAGCAGGCCGTCGATGCCCGCCTCCACGACGCCGCGGAGCTTCTCGGCGCACACCGCGGGGGGGCCGACCGCGCCGAAGCGCTCGGCCAGGTAGGCGCGGAGCGCCGGCTCGGCGTCGAGGAGGCGCGCGTTCGGGCTCGGGCCCAGCGCCTCGTGCGCCGCGGGCTGATAGCCCTTCTGCACCCGCCGGATGGCGTCGGCCAGATCGCCCGGCACGTGCTTGCCCTCCAGCGTGAAGCGGAAAACGTGGTGCGCGTTCGAGGCCAGCTCCATGCGGATCTCATCAATGCCGGCGGCCACGTCATCGGTCACGTTCGCGCGCACCATGCACCAGAGATCGATGGCATCGGGGTCCCGGCCGGCCCGGCGCGCCCCCGCGTGCACGTGCGCCACCGCGTCGCGCACCAGCGCGGGCTCGAGCCCGACGTTGACGATGACGCCGTCGCAGACCTCGCCGGCCAGCTCGAGCGTGCGTGGCCCCTCCGCCGAGAGATAGATGGGCACCGCGCGGGGCGCCCAGGTGAGCCGCACCGCGCGCCCGCGCCACTCGGTTTCCCGACGGGCGTGGAGCGCGCGAACCGCCGCGATATAGGCGCGCAGGTCGGCGAGCGTGGCGGGTCGCTCGGCGAGGTTCAGGATGGCGCTGTCGCCCGAGCCGATGCCGAAGAACGCGCGGCCCGGTGCGATCTCGTCCACGGTCGCGATGCCAGAGGCCGCCACCGCGGGGTGCCGGGTGATGGGATTGGTCACGGACGGGCCGATCAGCACGCGGCGGGTCGCCTGCGCGCAGAGCGCCATCGTCGCATAGAGCTCGCGGAATACTGACTGGCTGTCCGCGACGCCGACCATCGAGAAGCCGACGTCTTCGGCGAGTCGCGCATCCGCCACGGCCGAGGTCACCGACCGGGGCAGGCAGAGCAGGCCCAGCCGCGGCGCGCGCACTTCGCTACGCGCGCCTGCCCTGGCCGCCCGCCGCCTGACGGATCAGCGCGGCAATCGCCGTGAGAATGCCGCCGCCCACGCCGCCGCCCACGATCTGCGTCAGCAGCGAGCTGAGCTCGAGCGCGCCCGACGGTGAGCCCACGCCAGCGCCACCGGTGAGAATCTCGTTGAGAATCTGACCGCCGAGAGCTCCGCCGATCATGCCCACGATCGAGTTCGCCACGGGACCCAGGTTGAAGTATCTCAAGAGCGTCGCGGCGGCGTTACCGCCCACCGCTCCCGCCATCATCTGGATGACCAGGTTCAAGAAGAAGACGTTCATGAGGTCCCTCCCCCTCCCCCGCCGCGCGCCCGGTTCCGGACTTCGCCACGCCCATCTTCGACCAGCACGCCTGGTCACTCCAATGAGACCTTGGTCCGAGGAGATGAGCAAGGCCGTCCGGCGGCTGCACAACCCACTTCGGGTGCCCTCTCGGCAGGGCATGTTGCCTAACCCGTTGATCTGACTTGCGTTCCTTCCATTCAACTCCCGCATTTCGAACTCGCGAGCGGCACGCAGTGCAGCGGCACCGGGGCGAGAAGATCTGACTCAGGCGCCGAGAGCGCAACGCTGCCGCACAGTTAGCTCCGCGTCGTCGTGGATGGCACGCCGGGAATGCCACGTGCACCCCGAAGGGGCCACCATGCCCATCACCATGACCGAAGACGAGCTGCGCTGGAGCCGCACCGTGGCCGAGAGAATGGAGACGTACGACTATCGGAATCCCGACGACGCGGACGATTACATCTCCGCTGCGCTCTATCGTCTCTTCGACGGGCGGCACTTCCGGCTCATCCGCGCCTCCGGCAGGGGCTCGTCGCTGGCCGGGGCGGGCAACCTCGGAGAGTGGCTGCCTACGAACGAGGAGGTGCAGAACTGGAAGAAGTTCTGATCCCGCGCGGTTGAGCCCGCGCGCTACCCTGGGCGTGATGGCCACGATGCCCACGCTGTCCAAGCGCCGCGTCCTCGGGGGACTGCAGTGCCACAAGCGGCTCTATCTCCAGCTCACCGCCCCTGACCTCGCCGCCGCGCCCAGCATCGCGCAGAATTTCATCCGCGAGCAGGGACATGAGGTCGGCCGGCTCGCCCGGCAGGCGTTTCCCCGCGGCGTGGCGGTGGACGCCGCGCCCGACCGGCTCGACGTGGCACTGATGCGCACCGCGGCCCTCGTGCGCGACCCGGCTGTTCCTGCCATCTTCGAAGCCACGTTCCGCCACGACGACGTGCTGGTGCGCGTGGACGTGCTCGTCCGGGCGACCGCGAGGCGCTGGCGCCTCCTCGAGGTGAAATCGGCCACGGGAGTGCGGGCACACGATCTCACCGACGTGGCCATACAGCGTCACGTGCTCGCCGGGTGCGGCCTCGAGATCGAGGCGGCGGCCGTCATGCACATCAATCGCGACTACGTCTACGCGGGCGGCGGCCTGGACATCACGCGGCTCTTCAGCATCGTCGACGTCACCCGCGAGCTTCGCGAGCTCGAGGGCGAGCTGCCGCGCCGGCTCGCCGCCATGCGCGCGGCGCTCGCGGGCGAGGCGCCGCCGGCGATCGCGCCCGGCCCGCAGTGCACGTCGCCCCGCCTCTGCGAGTTCTACGACTGCTGCAATGCGCCGCTCCCCGACGACCACGTCGCGCATCTGCCCGGCCTGCATGGCCGCCGGCTCGCCGACCTCCTCGCGCAGGGCATCGCGCGAATCGGTGATCTGCCGGACGACCTTCCCCTCAAGCCGCATCAGGAGCTCGCCCGCCGCGCTGTGCTCGAAGGCCGCCTGCTCGTCACCGATGGGCTCGCCAACGAGCTGGCCGTGCTCGGCTACCCCCGCGCCTTCATGGACTTCGAGACCCTGGCGCCGGCGCTTCCGCGCTTCGCAGGGATGCGGCCGTACGACGGCATCCCGTTCCAGTGGTCGCTGCACGTCGTGCGCGCGCCCGGCGCCGCGCCCGAACATTACGACTTCCTGCCCACCGACCCCGGCGATCCGCGCCGCCGCTTCCTCGAGGCCCTGGCCGCGGCGGTGGGCGACCGTGGGCCCATCGTGGTCTATAGCGAGTTCGAGGGGAGACGCCTCTCCGACCTCGCAGGCTGGCTCCCCGATCTGGCGCCCGCCGCGGAGGGCATCCGCGCGCGGCTCTGGGATCTCCTGCGCGTGATGCGGACCCACGTGTACCATCCGCGCTTCCTCGGCTCTTTCTCGCTCAAGCGCGTGGTGCCCGCCCTCATGCCGACGCTCGGCTACGACGGGATGGAGGTGGCCGGGGGCTCCGAGGCCGGTCCCACGTGGGATCGGCTCGTGCGGGGACGCGCGGAGGGAAGCCTCACCCCTGCGGAGACGGCGCGCCTCGAGCGCGCGCTGCGCGACTACTGCGGGCAGGACACGCGGGGACTGGTGGAGCTGGTGGGCACGCTCGAAGGCTACAGCCGCTCGAGCACCGCCTGAACGGAGACGAGCCGCCCTTCCTGGCGGTTGCGGTGACCGACCCGGATGATCTCGTCGAGACCCGCGCCCATGATGAGCCGGGGCGCGGCGTAGGCGGGGATCGCAGCCGGGTCGACGGGCCCCGCGGTCTCGGCGGTGACGTCATCCCACGCGCGCACGCGAAAGCCGGAGGCCTCGAGCAGCGCGCGCATCGCCGCCGGCGGACGGAGGAAGCTCGCGCGCTCGTCGCGCGCCCACATCACCGGATAGAGAATGGGCGCCGCCGGGCCGGCCATGGGCTCCTGGGTGGCGAGCAGCCCGCCGCGGCGGAGCACGCGGTGGATGCCGCCGTACAGGCCGGCCTTATCGGCAATATTCATTCCGCTGTTCTGCGTCCACACCACGTCGAAGGCGCCGTCGTCGAAGGGCAGCGCGAGGGCGTCGCCTACCCGATGCGTGACCAGGTCGCCCAAACCGAGCCGGTCCGTGAGGAGCTGGGCGGCGCGCACGAACGAGTCCGTGAGGTCGATGACGGTGACGCGGCAGCCATAGCGCGTCGCGAGCGTCCTCGCGGGGCCGCCGATCCCACCGCCCACGTCGAGCACGCGCGTGCCGGCCGGAGCCTTGTCGAGCCCCGCCAGGCGCGCCAGGCGAAGCGTGGCGTCGAGCCCACCGCCGTGGAAGTGGTCGGCGGGGGCGAGATCGTCCACGGTGAGGGCGTCGAGCCGCCTGCCCGCGGCGGCGAGCGCGTCGAGAATGGCCCGGCCGAGACCCTCACGCTCCCAGTACCCGCTGATCGATGTATCGTTGGCCATGGCGGTAGTGTATAGCGGCCACAGGGAGGGCCCCATGGTGAAGACACGGGTACTCACGCGGGGAATCGCGACGGCGCTCACACTCGGGCTCGCCGCGGCGGTGGCGGCGGGCGCCGACACGCCGCTCGGCAACTGGAACACCATCGACGACAAGACGGGCAAGGTGAAGTCCGAGGTGCAGATCTACGATCAGGGCGGCAAGATCTACGGCAAGATCGTCGGTCTGCCCGAGCCGAACGACGATAAGGGCAAGCCCAAGGTCTGCACCAAGTGCCAGGGGGCGGACAAGGACAAGCCGGTTGTGGGCCTCATCATCATCAAGGATCTGGTCGCCGACGGCGGACACTACAAGGGCGGCACCATCCTGGATCCCGAGGACGGCAAGATCTACCGGGCCGAGATCTGGAACGAAGGCGCCGAGCTCAAGGTCCGGGGGTACCTGGGTCCCTTCTACAAGACCCAGACCTGGACCAAGGCGAAGTAGCGCGCCCGGGCTCCCTACTCGCTGACCGGCATCTCCACCCGCCGGTCGCCCAGCACCACCCGCACGGTGAGCGACTGCCGGCCCGAGGCGATGGGCACCGCGCCGCGATAGCTTCCGGCGGGCGCAATCGGCTCGAGCGTGGTCTCGCGCACGTAGCCGTCGTTGGACTTCTGCCGCAGCGTCACCTGCGCACCGGACATCGGGCTGCCGCGCTGATCGGTCAGGCGCACCGTGAAGGTGGTTCCGTCCTGGCCGGGTGCGCGAGTGACGTCGACGCGGGGAAGACCGGGGAAATCAGGAAGGCGCTCGGTGCGCGTGGCGCCTGCCGACGTCAGCTCGGCGCGGCGCGGCGGCAGCGACGGCGGCGGAAGCTCTCGCGCCGCCTCGGTCTCACGCGGTGGAAGCGCCGCGTCGCGGGCGGGCGTGGGCTCGGCGGGCGGCGCCGCCTCGCGCCGGGCGCCGGTGTCCCGCGACGCGCTCGCGCTGCGCGTGGGCTGCTGCGAGGACTGGCGCGACGGTAGGGCCGCGGGCTCCTGGGCGGACTGGCGCGGCGGAGCGGCCGCGGGCTCCCGGACGACCTCGCGCGGCGGGGTGGCGTTGCCCGAGGGCGCGGGGGATGCAGGCGTCGCCGGCATCGGCGTGGGCGCGGGAGCGGAACTCGACGGCGCCGCGGGAGCCGCGGAACGGCCCGCGGTCTCCTCGCTCGCCGTCAAGGTCCTCGACCGGTCTCCGGTGGACTCGACGGCCGCGCGGCGCGGCTCGGTGAGAACCGTCACGAAGTCTCGGATCTGCGGGGCGAAGAGGAACGCCCCCGCCACGGCGAGGATCAGCGCGGTCGCGAATGCGCTGGTCAGCCCTGCGAAAAAGCCCCGTCGCCGTGTAGGCTCCTCGCCATAGGGGTCCTCCCCCGTAGACGACCAATCCTCGTCGTCGAGCAGCGGCTCGCTCAGTCGACGTCCTCCCATCCGGCCGCGAAAGCCCGCCTCGCGCGCGAGCTCGGCCTCGGCCCGGGCCGCCCGCATCTCCTCGATCTCCGGCCGGCGCTCGTCGTAGACCGAACGCGGCCCCTCGGCGAACGGGCGCGGCGGGGCTGGCGGCGGGGCCATCGGGCCTCGCTCCATCGGGCCTCGCCCGGGCGCGGCGGCCGGATCACGGCGAGGCGCCGTGGCGCCGGCCACTGGAGGGTGATCCTCCTGACGCGAGCAGATTGCATAGCCCTGCACGGCGATCTGCTCGGCGAGTCCGGACCGGCGGCGCTCGCGCCCGGTCGGCCACTGCGGGGCGCGCGTACCGTCGGTGTTCCGCCGGTCCGGCATGATATCGATCTGCTCACCGCGCGCGAGATGCCGATCGAGCGCGATGGTGAGTGGCGCCCCCAGCGCCGCCCGGTCGCGCGCGAGGATGAAGAGGTGTCGCATCATGTCGAGCCTCCGTTCACCAGTACTGCACGTGCCGATGGCTTGACCGGCCACACGAGAAAGCCGAGGTGCAGATCGGGCAGGCCAAAGGTGATGGCATTGACGATCGTGATTGGGGGCGCGGACGAGCACCGGACGGCGCCCTTGGTCACCCGCACCACCCTCTTCACCGCGTTCGTGATGCTGCCCCCGAGACTCATGGGCGTTCGCTTCATCCTACGCCTGTACGGAGGCATGGGGCGAGCACCGTCGATAGACGGTGGGTATTCTCCGGGCGCGCGGCTGGGGGCGGCTAGCTTTCGGAGCGCCGCCGGAGCATCTGCTGCAGGCTTTGCCGCGTGAGGCCGAGCCGCTCCGCGGCGCGGGTCTTCGAGCCGCATTCACGCAGCGCGTCTTCGATCATGCGCCGCTTGAGCTGCTCGATCGCGTCATTGAGGGTGAGCGGCGCGGCCGGCCGCGCCTCGCTCCCCCGCAGGCGCTCGGAGAGCTGGGCGAGGCCGATGGGCTGGCCGGGCTCGGCGAGCGCCACCGCGCGCTCGATCTCGTTCTCCAGCTCGCGCACGTTGCCCGGGAAGGGATAGGCGCGCAAGCAACGCAGGGCCTCCGGCGTGATCCCGGGTACGGCCCGCCGCGCGCGCTCCCGATACATCCGGAGAAAATACTCGGCGAGGGCCGGGATGTCCTCGACGCGCT contains:
- a CDS encoding DUF2147 domain-containing protein is translated as MVKTRVLTRGIATALTLGLAAAVAAGADTPLGNWNTIDDKTGKVKSEVQIYDQGGKIYGKIVGLPEPNDDKGKPKVCTKCQGADKDKPVVGLIIIKDLVADGGHYKGGTILDPEDGKIYRAEIWNEGAELKVRGYLGPFYKTQTWTKAK
- a CDS encoding molybdopterin dinucleotide binding domain-containing protein — protein: GLADGATARVTTKRGSVTVAVEVSDTMQPGHVSLPNGLGLDYPDDHGAPVLTGAAPNELTASEDRDWFAGTPWHKHVPARVEAVAG
- a CDS encoding AAA family ATPase — its product is MARLSLTLLGGFRAQLGSGAPVALTSKKAQALLAYLSVRPGVRHTRDSVGGLLWGTDNGQARQSLRQALVAVRRALPRAKPALLETSNETIALNDTGIEIDVRRFEQLAAGGDGKALAQALSLFRGDLLEGFRLREPRFDDWLHAERERLRGQAARALERLCAQPVAAEALEGAIGAALRLLALDPLHESVHRSLMQLYLRGGRRAAALRQYQVCVDVLQRELDVAPEPATKALYQQALSHAAPATPRAPAPEPPPAPATGRLIGRQREISRLGHAFEAARAGRGRLVTVLGEAGIGKTRLIQELGARIERQGGQLIMARCFESEQVLPFAPWIEILRSEPARVGVDEMAAAHPRHRAQLARLVPELGGERSSVPAPPEDYRRIFEAVAHVVTAVASRRPTVIALDDLHWADDMSVRLLAFLARRRGMGRLLLLASARDEELLDRPLTRRLLTESDPTGGELTLNVMPLTETETLTLVRQLAAASDVERVTRRVWRLSEGNPFMVVETMRALREGTTPASADRLPLSKRIQQVILGRLERLGRREQTLVAVAAIIGREFDYTLLPMAAGVSDRAAAEGVEELVRRRVFQSTGERLAFAHDYIREVAHHRLLPPRRRLLHGSVARAIERTYAGHLDPHAGALGRHYCEAGHPALAAPHLRRAASVATARGAHTEAVAYLEQALAALDAVPQRRAAIEQAIDVRFELSNCFSALGEFARQGDWAAQAMRAAEGLGDAHRLAWASSLLSYYDWVVGRHREACAHAERALAAGETLGDVPLRVNAMKSLGLSHAIAGYQARAGAYFEQCIALLTGDLARHSCGLQIFPAVTCRGWLALTHAERGQFDQALAHGAEALRLADELDHSFSGSIAYWCVGRVYQLKHVDDQALRHLERSLDLARQGNVGLMMPLVGVALGLQQAAGGQLAQGLERLEKSLRVFEPGNALHPYGMRNLGLLYLQAGRRDEARNAWHEGLALARQSEQRSSEASMLWFLGNLAAERDAKEADVAVEHFRGALAIAEELEMRPLRARCHEGLGVLFDRAGRRAEAEHHLTTAAAMLREMGIDAGADEFSRAAATPRPRAHG
- a CDS encoding methyltransferase domain-containing protein, translated to MANDTSISGYWEREGLGRAILDALAAAGRRLDALTVDDLAPADHFHGGGLDATLRLARLAGLDKAPAGTRVLDVGGGIGGPARTLATRYGCRVTVIDLTDSFVRAAQLLTDRLGLGDLVTHRVGDALALPFDDGAFDVVWTQNSGMNIADKAGLYGGIHRVLRRGGLLATQEPMAGPAAPILYPVMWARDERASFLRPPAAMRALLEASGFRVRAWDDVTAETAGPVDPAAIPAYAAPRLIMGAGLDEIIRVGHRNRQEGRLVSVQAVLERL
- a CDS encoding DUF2779 domain-containing protein; the protein is MSPRATLGVMATMPTLSKRRVLGGLQCHKRLYLQLTAPDLAAAPSIAQNFIREQGHEVGRLARQAFPRGVAVDAAPDRLDVALMRTAALVRDPAVPAIFEATFRHDDVLVRVDVLVRATARRWRLLEVKSATGVRAHDLTDVAIQRHVLAGCGLEIEAAAVMHINRDYVYAGGGLDITRLFSIVDVTRELRELEGELPRRLAAMRAALAGEAPPAIAPGPQCTSPRLCEFYDCCNAPLPDDHVAHLPGLHGRRLADLLAQGIARIGDLPDDLPLKPHQELARRAVLEGRLLVTDGLANELAVLGYPRAFMDFETLAPALPRFAGMRPYDGIPFQWSLHVVRAPGAAPEHYDFLPTDPGDPRRRFLEALAAAVGDRGPIVVYSEFEGRRLSDLAGWLPDLAPAAEGIRARLWDLLRVMRTHVYHPRFLGSFSLKRVVPALMPTLGYDGMEVAGGSEAGPTWDRLVRGRAEGSLTPAETARLERALRDYCGQDTRGLVELVGTLEGYSRSSTA
- a CDS encoding LLM class flavin-dependent oxidoreductase, with translation MRAPRLGLLCLPRSVTSAVADARLAEDVGFSMVGVADSQSVFRELYATMALCAQATRRVLIGPSVTNPITRHPAVAASGIATVDEIAPGRAFFGIGSGDSAILNLAERPATLADLRAYIAAVRALHARRETEWRGRAVRLTWAPRAVPIYLSAEGPRTLELAGEVCDGVIVNVGLEPALVRDAVAHVHAGARRAGRDPDAIDLWCMVRANVTDDVAAGIDEIRMELASNAHHVFRFTLEGKHVPGDLADAIRRVQKGYQPAAHEALGPSPNARLLDAEPALRAYLAERFGAVGPPAVCAEKLRGVVEAGIDGLLVTGFVAERTRLIRALGDEVLPRLG